One genomic window of Streptomyces sp. NBC_01276 includes the following:
- a CDS encoding Fur family transcriptional regulator produces MRAVVEEPTGREAVIQRLRDVGLRVTGPRLEVLQVLAAGGHMDVESITAAARERLGTLTSQAVYEMLRHFLETGLATKFDRPALPAVFEIAGPPHQHALCVRCGRVENVAAEVPEPADASLRSWRMGEGAEIIFKGLCPDCLRAQED; encoded by the coding sequence GTGAGGGCTGTCGTGGAGGAGCCGACCGGCCGCGAGGCGGTGATCCAGCGCCTCCGCGACGTGGGCCTGCGCGTCACGGGACCGCGCCTCGAAGTGCTCCAGGTCCTGGCGGCGGGCGGCCACATGGACGTCGAGTCGATCACGGCCGCCGCCCGCGAGCGGCTCGGGACGCTGACCAGCCAGGCCGTCTACGAGATGCTGCGCCACTTCCTGGAGACCGGTCTGGCGACGAAGTTCGACCGTCCCGCGCTGCCCGCCGTCTTCGAGATCGCGGGCCCGCCCCATCAGCACGCGCTCTGCGTGCGCTGCGGCCGGGTGGAGAACGTCGCGGCGGAGGTGCCGGAGCCGGCCGACGCCTCGCTCCGCTCCTGGCGGATGGGCGAGGGCGCGGAGATCATCTTCAAGGGGCTGTGCCCCGACTGCCTTCGGGCGCAAGAGGACTAG
- a CDS encoding M48 family metalloprotease has protein sequence MNHHVLPPLGLALITGLVLPWMLVRAHWAQQVPRLGLAVWMLCGAAFALSVAVLPAQLLLPEETSHRLVDVVLTLHPPSPDRLAAATGRECLAAAAAFAVLALPGAAFVREVVRARRARGRHAELLRLVGRYDARLGATVLDDARPAVYCLPGRSRRVVVSSGAVAVLTEQELAAALAHERAHIGGRHHLLVAAAGAYSAVFGRVPLARIGGQAVPLLLEMAADDRALHGCSRDALATALYALAAGRAPRRAFAAGGPSAAVRMRRILAPRHAGHPVLRGLLAVATAVAAIAPAVVACCWTG, from the coding sequence GTGAACCACCACGTCCTGCCGCCCCTCGGACTGGCCCTGATCACCGGCCTGGTCCTCCCGTGGATGCTGGTCCGCGCCCACTGGGCGCAGCAGGTGCCACGGCTGGGACTGGCCGTGTGGATGCTGTGCGGTGCGGCCTTCGCGCTCTCCGTGGCGGTCCTCCCGGCGCAGTTGCTGCTCCCCGAGGAGACCAGTCACCGCCTCGTCGACGTGGTCCTGACGCTGCACCCGCCCTCCCCGGACCGGCTGGCGGCCGCCACGGGCCGCGAGTGCCTCGCCGCGGCGGCGGCTTTCGCCGTCCTGGCACTGCCCGGAGCCGCCTTCGTACGGGAGGTCGTGCGGGCACGGCGCGCCCGCGGCCGGCACGCCGAACTGCTGCGGCTGGTCGGCCGCTACGACGCCCGGCTGGGCGCGACCGTACTGGACGACGCGCGCCCCGCGGTGTACTGCCTGCCGGGGCGCTCGCGCCGGGTCGTGGTCTCCTCCGGGGCGGTGGCGGTCCTGACGGAACAGGAGCTGGCCGCGGCCCTCGCACACGAGCGGGCCCACATCGGCGGCCGGCACCATCTGCTGGTCGCCGCGGCCGGGGCGTACTCGGCGGTGTTCGGCAGGGTCCCGCTGGCCCGGATCGGCGGGCAGGCCGTACCGCTGCTGCTGGAGATGGCGGCCGACGACCGGGCGCTGCACGGCTGTTCCCGTGACGCGCTGGCCACGGCGCTGTACGCGCTCGCGGCGGGGCGCGCGCCGCGCAGGGCGTTCGCCGCGGGCGGGCCGTCGGCGGCGGTGCGGATGCGGCGCATCCTGGCTCCCCGGCACGCGGGGCATCCGGTGCTGCGGGGGCTGCTCGCGGTGGCCACGGCGGTGGCGGCCATCGCCCCGGCGGTCGTCGCCTGTTGCTGGACGGGCTGA
- a CDS encoding BlaI/MecI/CopY family transcriptional regulator, producing the protein MRVRRLGELEAEIMDRVWLWERPVSVREVVDDINRRRKVAYTTVMTVADILYRKGWLSREKSGRAWMYEAVRSREEYTAALMQDALGDSQDRKAALLRFVEVMSHEDVEALDEALRAARPGRPAGEPGGGR; encoded by the coding sequence ATGCGCGTACGCCGGCTGGGAGAGCTGGAGGCCGAGATCATGGACCGGGTGTGGCTGTGGGAACGGCCCGTCTCCGTCCGCGAGGTCGTCGACGACATAAACCGGCGCCGCAAGGTCGCCTACACCACCGTGATGACCGTGGCCGACATCCTGTACCGCAAGGGCTGGCTGAGCCGCGAGAAGTCCGGCCGCGCCTGGATGTACGAGGCCGTGCGCAGCCGTGAGGAGTACACCGCGGCGCTCATGCAGGACGCGCTCGGCGACAGCCAGGACCGCAAGGCCGCGCTGCTGCGGTTCGTCGAGGTCATGTCCCACGAGGACGTGGAGGCGCTGGACGAGGCCCTGCGCGCGGCCCGTCCCGGCCGGCCCGCCGGCGAGCCGGGGGGCGGCCGGTGA
- the mshA gene encoding D-inositol-3-phosphate glycosyltransferase, which yields MLSVHTSPLHQPGTGDAGGMNVYMVQLSRALAEQGVEVDLFTRCRGEARPPRDTLAPGVGVRHLEAGPRAALAKEDMPALVVPFSLALLKERRRYDLIHSHYWLSGQAGRIAAAGWRIPLVHTAHTLARVKNAALAEGDTPEPELRVRGEHQVVGSADRLIANTGEEARALRELYGAEARRTEIVRPGVDLRTFGPGRGRAAARARLGLPADAFVPLYAGRIQPLKGPDVMVRAIARLLGDAPGLRERTIVPVVGGNSGAGPLGDAWELARELRVSDVLRHHPPVPQAELADWYRAADVLLVPSRSESFGLVALEAQACGTPVLASAVGGLPTAVRDRVTGVLVHGNDSVEYARWLRWFAEHPRAGAAMGEAAVRHARAMSWRAAAARTLEVYRDVLREERTGPDTGEAGATARSCLAGASHLEGREGRKPTLTALLG from the coding sequence ATGCTCAGCGTCCACACCTCGCCGCTGCACCAGCCCGGCACCGGGGACGCGGGCGGCATGAACGTCTACATGGTCCAGCTCTCCCGCGCCCTCGCCGAACAGGGCGTCGAGGTGGACCTGTTCACCCGCTGCCGGGGCGAGGCCCGCCCGCCGCGCGACACCCTCGCGCCCGGCGTCGGCGTGCGCCACCTGGAGGCGGGTCCGCGCGCGGCCCTGGCCAAGGAGGACATGCCCGCCCTCGTGGTGCCGTTCTCGCTGGCGCTGCTCAAGGAGCGGCGGCGCTACGACCTGATCCACTCGCACTACTGGCTGTCCGGCCAGGCGGGCCGCATCGCCGCCGCCGGCTGGCGGATCCCGCTCGTGCACACCGCCCACACCCTGGCCCGGGTCAAGAACGCGGCCCTCGCCGAGGGCGACACCCCCGAGCCGGAGCTGCGCGTGCGCGGCGAGCACCAGGTGGTCGGCTCCGCCGACCGGCTGATCGCGAACACGGGCGAGGAGGCGCGGGCCCTGCGGGAGTTGTACGGGGCGGAGGCCCGCCGCACCGAGATCGTCCGGCCGGGCGTCGACCTGCGCACGTTCGGCCCCGGCCGGGGCCGGGCCGCGGCGCGGGCCCGGCTCGGTCTGCCCGCCGACGCGTTCGTCCCCCTGTACGCGGGCCGCATCCAGCCCCTCAAGGGCCCCGACGTGATGGTGCGCGCGATCGCCCGGCTGCTGGGGGACGCGCCGGGGCTGCGCGAGCGGACCATCGTCCCGGTGGTGGGCGGGAACTCGGGCGCCGGGCCGCTCGGTGACGCCTGGGAACTGGCGCGGGAGCTGCGGGTGTCGGACGTCCTGCGCCACCACCCGCCCGTCCCGCAGGCCGAGTTGGCCGACTGGTACCGGGCGGCGGACGTCCTGCTGGTGCCCTCCCGCAGCGAGTCGTTCGGGCTGGTCGCGCTGGAGGCCCAGGCGTGCGGGACCCCGGTCCTTGCCTCGGCGGTCGGCGGACTCCCGACCGCCGTGCGGGACCGGGTGACGGGCGTGCTGGTGCACGGCAACGACTCCGTCGAGTACGCCCGTTGGCTGCGCTGGTTCGCCGAGCACCCGCGGGCGGGCGCCGCGATGGGGGAGGCGGCGGTCCGGCACGCGCGGGCGATGAGCTGGCGGGCCGCGGCGGCGCGGACCCTGGAGGTGTACCGGGACGTGCTGCGCGAGGAGCGTACGGGGCCGGATACGGGTGAGGCAGGAGCGACGGCACGCTCCTGCCTCGCCGGCGCCTCTCACCTGGAGGGCCGAGAAGGCCGGAAGCCCACCCTAACAGCTCTTTTGGGGTGA
- a CDS encoding PIG-L deacetylase family protein, with product MEHFATDRIDRSAPESLLVVAAHPDDIEFCVSGTVMRWIAQGTTRVTYCIVTDGGAGGYDEQLPRQAMGDLRRAEQVHSAKRSGVDDVRFLGYPDSYVEAGVELRRDLCRVIRQVRPQRAVIPSPEINWSRIADLHPDHRAVGDAALRAIYPEARNPFAHPSLLKEEGLEPWIVPELWLMTGPTPNQYIDVTPVFDRKVEALRIHTSQTAHFDDLAGLLREWLGEHARAAGLPPGRMAEAFQVVRID from the coding sequence ATGGAACACTTCGCGACCGATCGCATAGACCGCAGCGCCCCCGAATCCCTGCTGGTCGTGGCCGCGCACCCGGACGACATCGAGTTCTGCGTGAGCGGGACGGTCATGCGGTGGATCGCGCAGGGCACCACCCGCGTCACGTACTGCATCGTCACGGACGGCGGCGCCGGCGGGTACGACGAACAGCTCCCCCGCCAGGCCATGGGCGACCTGCGTCGCGCCGAGCAGGTGCACTCGGCCAAGCGCAGCGGCGTCGACGACGTCCGCTTCCTCGGCTACCCCGACAGCTACGTGGAGGCCGGCGTGGAGCTGCGCCGCGACCTGTGCCGGGTGATCCGGCAGGTCCGCCCGCAGCGTGCCGTCATCCCGAGCCCGGAGATCAACTGGTCCCGCATCGCCGACCTGCACCCCGACCACCGGGCGGTGGGCGACGCCGCGCTGCGGGCGATCTACCCGGAGGCGCGCAATCCGTTCGCGCACCCGTCGCTCCTCAAGGAGGAGGGCCTGGAACCGTGGATCGTGCCGGAGCTGTGGCTGATGACGGGCCCGACGCCCAATCAGTACATCGACGTCACGCCCGTCTTCGACCGCAAGGTGGAGGCCCTGCGCATCCACACCTCGCAGACCGCGCACTTCGACGACCTCGCGGGACTGCTGCGGGAATGGCTGGGCGAGCACGCGCGGGCGGCGGGGCTGCCCCCGGGCCGGATGGCCGAGGCCTTCCAGGTCGTGCGGATCGACTGA
- a CDS encoding maleylpyruvate isomerase family mycothiol-dependent enzyme: MSAVDTDDDVRDPWLPDLLLRTERDALVPLLRRAPEAAYGLRTACPGWTVRDVLAHCAAALVRIVEGRLEEGVFLPAANAADVAERADWPVARIVDELERGLTEAGPAIAAGDGTLDTVALGEWIHAGDVRDAFGEPGAYGGHSLSLALPLLRTASRRRDTPRLIAAVDGHTGPLVLGGEVPGRPAARFVGDATTLIRLYSGRPLVATRYALTGATEPELLIYR; the protein is encoded by the coding sequence CTGAGCGCCGTGGACACCGACGACGACGTGCGCGACCCCTGGCTGCCGGACCTGCTGCTGCGCACCGAACGGGACGCGCTGGTCCCGCTCCTGCGCCGCGCGCCGGAAGCCGCGTACGGGCTGCGGACCGCCTGCCCGGGGTGGACGGTCCGGGACGTCCTGGCCCACTGCGCGGCCGCCCTCGTACGCATCGTGGAGGGCCGGCTGGAGGAGGGAGTCTTCCTCCCCGCCGCCAACGCCGCCGACGTGGCCGAGCGGGCGGACTGGCCGGTGGCCAGGATCGTGGACGAGCTGGAACGCGGGCTCACGGAAGCCGGCCCGGCCATCGCCGCGGGCGACGGCACGCTGGACACGGTGGCCCTGGGGGAGTGGATCCACGCGGGCGACGTACGGGACGCGTTCGGGGAACCGGGGGCGTACGGCGGGCACAGCCTCTCCCTCGCCCTGCCCCTGCTCCGTACCGCCAGCCGCAGGCGGGACACGCCCCGGCTGATCGCGGCCGTCGACGGCCACACGGGGCCGCTCGTCCTCGGCGGTGAGGTGCCCGGCCGTCCGGCCGCGCGCTTCGTGGGCGACGCGACGACGCTGATCCGCCTCTACTCGGGCCGTCCGCTGGTCGCGACGCGCTACGCGCTGACGGGCGCGACCGAGCCGGAGCTGCTCATCTACCGGTGA
- a CDS encoding class I SAM-dependent methyltransferase — protein sequence MHTTSGTSLSVRPVPPAAPAALAPVLPSARATTHPAALTGTPGDFPPGLESVAPADEDAGWLHDALLGPHSADVVGYLRLARDCGGPVLDLGSGAGRLAVPLARQGFSVEAVDRDPACLERLRTWGARIGPQVSRLLVTTRAELAELRLRRRYRLALLAGTMVSAVAPDARPGLLREIAAHLEPGGVLALDYTAHRMRDLAREPRRAYAFQVPRFDGIEEWAAARQVFDLDGMSEHVTYHCVRTGKLSTERTVLSTRKWIVEPERLDAELRAAGLRVERSRRHRLDERTESVLLVCRADR from the coding sequence ATGCACACAACGAGCGGCACTTCCCTGTCCGTCAGGCCGGTCCCGCCCGCCGCGCCCGCCGCCCTCGCGCCGGTCCTGCCGTCGGCGCGCGCGACCACCCACCCGGCCGCGCTCACGGGCACCCCGGGGGACTTCCCGCCCGGCCTGGAATCGGTCGCGCCGGCCGACGAGGACGCGGGCTGGCTGCACGACGCGCTGCTCGGCCCGCACAGCGCGGACGTCGTCGGATACCTGCGCCTCGCGCGGGACTGCGGCGGCCCGGTCCTGGACCTGGGTTCCGGCGCCGGAAGGCTGGCGGTGCCGCTGGCCCGCCAGGGGTTCTCCGTCGAGGCCGTGGACCGGGACCCCGCCTGCCTGGAGCGGCTGCGGACCTGGGGCGCGCGGATCGGGCCGCAGGTGTCGCGGCTGCTGGTCACCACCCGGGCCGAACTGGCGGAGCTGAGGCTGCGGCGCAGGTACCGGCTGGCCCTGCTGGCCGGGACGATGGTCTCGGCCGTGGCCCCCGACGCCCGCCCCGGGCTGCTGCGCGAGATCGCCGCGCACCTGGAGCCGGGCGGCGTGCTCGCCCTCGACTACACGGCGCACCGGATGCGGGACCTGGCGCGGGAGCCCCGGCGCGCGTACGCGTTCCAGGTGCCCCGGTTCGACGGGATCGAGGAGTGGGCGGCGGCCCGGCAGGTCTTCGACCTGGACGGCATGAGCGAGCACGTCACCTACCACTGCGTGCGCACGGGCAAGCTGAGTACGGAGCGGACGGTGCTCAGCACCCGCAAGTGGATCGTCGAGCCGGAGCGGCTCGACGCCGAACTGCGTGCGGCGGGGCTGCGCGTGGAGCGCAGTCGGCGCCACCGCCTCGACGAGCGGACCGAGAGCGTCCTCCTCGTCTGCCGCGCCGACCGCTGA
- the ahcY gene encoding adenosylhomocysteinase: protein MTAAFTDFKVADLSLAAFGRKEITLAEHEMPGLMSIRREYAGAQPLAGARITGSLHMTVQTAVLIETLVALGADVRWVSCNIYSTQDHAAAAIAAAGIPVFAWKGETLEEYWWCTEQALTWPGHAGPNMILDDGGDATLLVHKGVEYQKAGAVPDPATAENEEMALVLDLLAKTGIDWTALAAGIRGVTEETTTGVHRLYEMHQAGALLFPAINVNDAVTKSKFDNKYGCRHSLIDGINRATDVLIGGKVAVVCGYGDVGKGSAESLRGQGARVIVTEIDPICALQAAMDGYQVATLDDVVESADIFITTTGNKDIIMAADMARMKHQAIVGNIGHFDNEIDMAGLAKIEGIVKDEVKPQVHTWKFPDGKVLIVLSEGRLLNLGNATGHPSFVMSNSFADQTLAQIELFTKQSEYPTDVYVLPKHLDEKVARLHLDALGVKLTTLRPEQAAYIGVEVEGPYKPDHYRY, encoded by the coding sequence ATGACCGCCGCATTCACGGATTTCAAGGTCGCCGACCTTTCCCTCGCGGCCTTCGGCCGCAAGGAGATCACCCTGGCCGAGCACGAGATGCCGGGTCTGATGTCGATCCGCCGGGAGTACGCCGGGGCGCAGCCGCTGGCCGGCGCCCGGATCACCGGCTCGCTGCACATGACCGTGCAGACCGCGGTCCTGATCGAGACCCTCGTCGCCCTGGGCGCCGACGTCCGCTGGGTGTCCTGCAACATCTACTCGACGCAGGACCACGCGGCCGCCGCGATCGCGGCCGCGGGGATCCCGGTGTTCGCCTGGAAGGGCGAGACGCTGGAGGAGTACTGGTGGTGCACGGAGCAGGCGCTGACCTGGCCCGGCCACGCCGGTCCGAACATGATCCTCGACGACGGCGGTGACGCGACGCTCCTGGTCCACAAGGGCGTCGAGTACCAGAAGGCCGGGGCGGTCCCGGACCCGGCCACCGCCGAGAACGAGGAGATGGCCCTGGTCCTGGACCTGCTGGCGAAGACCGGCATCGACTGGACGGCCCTGGCCGCCGGGATCCGCGGCGTGACGGAGGAGACCACCACCGGCGTCCACCGCCTCTACGAAATGCACCAGGCCGGCGCCCTGCTGTTCCCGGCGATCAACGTGAACGACGCCGTGACGAAGTCGAAGTTCGACAACAAGTACGGCTGCCGCCACTCCCTGATCGACGGCATCAACCGTGCCACCGACGTCCTGATCGGCGGCAAGGTCGCCGTCGTCTGCGGTTACGGCGACGTCGGCAAGGGCAGCGCCGAGTCCCTGCGCGGCCAGGGCGCCCGCGTCATCGTCACCGAGATCGACCCGATCTGCGCCCTCCAGGCGGCCATGGACGGCTACCAGGTCGCGACGCTGGACGACGTGGTGGAGAGCGCCGACATCTTCATCACGACCACGGGCAACAAGGACATCATCATGGCCGCCGACATGGCCAGGATGAAGCACCAGGCGATCGTGGGCAACATCGGCCACTTCGACAACGAGATCGACATGGCCGGCCTGGCCAAGATCGAGGGCATCGTCAAGGACGAGGTCAAGCCGCAGGTCCACACCTGGAAGTTCCCCGACGGCAAGGTCCTGATCGTGCTGTCCGAGGGCCGCCTGCTCAACCTGGGCAACGCGACCGGTCACCCGTCCTTCGTGATGTCGAACTCCTTCGCGGACCAGACCCTGGCCCAGATCGAGCTGTTCACCAAGCAGTCGGAGTACCCGACCGACGTCTACGTGCTGCCCAAGCACCTCGACGAGAAGGTCGCCCGCCTCCACCTCGACGCCCTCGGCGTCAAGCTCACCACCCTGCGCCCGGAGCAGGCCGCCTACATCGGCGTCGAGGTCGAGGGCCCGTACAAGCCCGACCACTACCGCTACTGA
- a CDS encoding class I tRNA ligase family protein, with product MSTPVWITATPPATHGELHVGHLAGPYVAADVLSRYLRAEGEPVLFTTGTADHTSSVHVRALRAGRKPEEVAEGYRAAITADWLRSGVEFDHIVRPRQDRGYARWLGDLFRRLYADGVIAARTRLTPYCEPCGRFLHGAHVTGSCPHCAAVSDGGMCHECARPNDGGDLLGPHCAQCGTPAVPRRCRRLYIPLEPHREALAEYWAATGLPPRLAALCESLVEDGLPDIAVAHPAEWGLPVPVDGFPEHRIDGCFEAAAMHLFGHGERPLPERAIHFCGFGHAFCHAVLLPVLLFARGEKLPQRFCVNEAYVIEDEALVWGTGQKAWALDLITEYGSDTLRRHVLQARPLGRRTAFEPDRLAAARRELDESWNSWLSRLFAAVREQSSGRVPEALPGGTGWEVLERRLLRGLEDLREAYSPESFDPRRAVALLDEMVRSVSDFGHVNAHEAHRPTAGGRHLPVLAAQLAVARALGAWARPVMPEGADRLAAALRAEPGGPVRAEVLAPPAPGTRLAPPSGPVFGF from the coding sequence ATGAGCACCCCCGTCTGGATCACCGCGACCCCGCCGGCCACCCACGGCGAACTTCACGTCGGCCACCTCGCCGGACCGTACGTCGCGGCGGACGTGCTGTCCCGGTACCTCAGGGCCGAGGGCGAACCCGTCCTGTTCACCACCGGTACCGCCGATCACACCAGCTCCGTCCACGTCCGGGCGCTCCGCGCGGGGCGCAAGCCGGAGGAGGTGGCCGAGGGGTACCGCGCCGCGATCACGGCGGACTGGCTGCGCTCGGGCGTCGAGTTCGACCACATCGTCCGCCCGCGCCAGGACCGGGGCTACGCGCGCTGGCTGGGCGACCTCTTCCGGCGGCTGTACGCGGACGGCGTCATCGCCGCCCGCACCCGCCTGACGCCCTACTGCGAACCCTGTGGGCGCTTCCTCCACGGAGCGCACGTCACCGGCTCCTGCCCGCACTGCGCGGCCGTCAGCGACGGCGGCATGTGCCACGAGTGCGCCCGCCCCAACGACGGCGGGGACCTGCTGGGGCCGCACTGCGCCCAGTGCGGCACCCCGGCCGTGCCCAGACGCTGCCGCCGCCTCTACATCCCGCTGGAGCCGCACCGCGAGGCCCTCGCCGAGTACTGGGCCGCCACCGGGCTGCCGCCGCGCCTGGCCGCGCTGTGCGAGTCGCTCGTCGAGGACGGACTGCCGGACATCGCGGTGGCCCACCCCGCCGAGTGGGGGCTGCCCGTCCCCGTGGACGGCTTCCCCGAACACCGCATCGACGGCTGCTTCGAGGCCGCCGCGATGCACCTCTTCGGCCACGGCGAGCGCCCGCTGCCCGAGCGGGCCATCCACTTCTGCGGCTTCGGCCACGCCTTCTGCCACGCCGTCCTCCTGCCGGTCCTGCTGTTCGCCCGGGGTGAGAAGCTGCCGCAGCGCTTCTGCGTGAACGAGGCGTACGTCATCGAGGACGAGGCGCTGGTCTGGGGCACCGGCCAGAAGGCCTGGGCGCTGGACCTGATCACCGAGTACGGGTCGGACACCCTGCGCCGGCACGTGCTCCAGGCCCGGCCGCTGGGCCGCCGCACCGCCTTCGAACCGGACCGGCTCGCCGCCGCCCGCCGCGAGCTCGACGAGAGCTGGAACAGCTGGCTGTCCCGGCTGTTCGCCGCCGTGCGCGAGCAGAGCTCGGGACGGGTACCCGAGGCGCTGCCCGGCGGTACCGGCTGGGAGGTGCTGGAGCGCAGGCTGCTGCGCGGGCTGGAAGACCTGCGCGAGGCGTACTCGCCGGAGTCCTTCGACCCCCGCAGGGCGGTCGCGCTGCTCGACGAGATGGTGCGGTCGGTGTCCGACTTCGGCCACGTCAACGCGCACGAGGCGCACCGCCCCACCGCCGGCGGCCGGCACCTGCCGGTGCTCGCGGCCCAGTTGGCCGTGGCCCGCGCCCTCGGCGCCTGGGCCCGCCCGGTGATGCCGGAGGGTGCCGACCGGCTCGCCGCGGCCCTGCGCGCGGAACCCGGAGGCCCGGTCCGGGCCGAGGTGCTCGCCCCGCCCGCGCCGGGCACCCGGCTGGCCCCGCCCTCGGGGCCGGTGTTCGGCTTCTGA
- a CDS encoding LuxR C-terminal-related transcriptional regulator, translating to MATGDGRDGIQSADRVLALYQELRLRGVSNLHEVFRELGLEPEESEKWRAELASLGLIVPTGTTHATRDDLQSGAWEPGPDAVAVVDPEIALLRMLQGERERLREHLDESDRAYSALETLVGRFLRPGSLNGSEVEVEILDDYGRIQQVLEDITDVIRHDLTSMHVTALVREVADRVLSRDRRQIDNGVRIRAIYHQRITTSPEAVEMLRRRVEAGVEIRLSPAVPMNMIIADQQFAVLPVHPDDRAAGAILARGPALVRSYLALYEHCWHAATPYGDDVAPELGGDGLSEQQRAALKMLASGMKDEKVARTLGVSLRTVSRMLSELMQEMGASSRFEAGVRAQRLGWLD from the coding sequence ATGGCAACGGGCGACGGCAGGGACGGCATCCAGTCCGCCGACAGGGTGCTGGCGCTCTATCAGGAGCTGCGCCTGCGCGGGGTGTCCAACCTCCACGAGGTCTTCCGGGAACTCGGCCTGGAGCCCGAGGAGTCCGAGAAGTGGCGCGCGGAGCTCGCTTCCCTCGGCCTGATCGTACCGACGGGCACCACCCACGCCACCCGCGACGACCTCCAGTCGGGCGCCTGGGAGCCGGGGCCCGACGCGGTCGCCGTCGTCGATCCGGAGATCGCCCTGCTGCGGATGCTCCAGGGCGAGCGCGAGCGGCTGCGGGAGCACCTGGACGAGTCCGACCGCGCGTACAGCGCGCTGGAGACCCTGGTCGGACGGTTCCTGCGCCCCGGATCGCTGAACGGTTCGGAGGTCGAGGTGGAGATCCTCGACGACTACGGGCGGATCCAGCAGGTGCTGGAGGACATCACGGACGTCATCCGGCACGATCTGACGTCCATGCACGTGACGGCCCTGGTCCGGGAGGTCGCGGACCGGGTGCTCAGCCGCGACCGCCGGCAGATCGACAACGGGGTGCGCATCCGCGCCATCTACCACCAGCGGATCACCACCTCCCCGGAGGCGGTGGAGATGCTCCGCCGCCGCGTCGAGGCCGGTGTCGAGATCAGGCTGTCGCCCGCCGTCCCGATGAACATGATCATCGCGGACCAGCAGTTCGCCGTGCTGCCCGTACACCCCGACGACCGCGCGGCCGGCGCGATCCTGGCCCGCGGCCCGGCCCTCGTCCGTTCCTACCTGGCGCTGTACGAGCACTGTTGGCACGCCGCGACCCCGTACGGCGACGACGTCGCACCGGAACTCGGCGGCGACGGGCTGTCCGAACAGCAGCGGGCCGCGCTGAAGATGCTCGCCTCCGGCATGAAGGACGAGAAGGTCGCCCGCACGCTGGGAGTTTCCCTGAGGACGGTGAGCCGCATGCTGTCCGAGCTGATGCAGGAAATGGGGGCGTCGAGCCGCTTCGAGGCCGGCGTGCGCGCGCAGCGGCTCGGCTGGCTCGACTGA
- a CDS encoding GNAT family N-acetyltransferase: protein MLLADVRTAAPGDATAISRLLAEAIRTAYAEILGEIRVGRLVSDHCALPRIRAEIEIPGGAPGWLGWLVATDADGRVVGAVSGGLPVAGQGEIYALCADPARLRQGIGTALLAGATERMREHGAAAQRIGLPAERAPALPFFNHHGFTPLTPVRLGRTL, encoded by the coding sequence ATGCTGCTGGCTGACGTGCGGACGGCAGCGCCCGGCGACGCGACGGCGATTTCACGGCTCCTCGCCGAAGCGATTCGCACCGCCTACGCCGAGATCCTGGGAGAAATCCGCGTCGGCCGGCTGGTGTCGGACCATTGCGCACTGCCCCGTATTCGCGCGGAAATTGAAATTCCCGGCGGGGCGCCCGGCTGGCTCGGCTGGCTGGTCGCCACCGACGCGGACGGACGCGTGGTGGGGGCGGTCTCGGGCGGGCTCCCCGTCGCCGGCCAGGGTGAGATCTACGCCCTGTGCGCGGATCCTGCGCGGCTGCGGCAGGGGATCGGCACGGCCCTGCTGGCGGGCGCCACCGAGCGGATGCGGGAGCACGGGGCGGCCGCCCAGCGGATCGGCCTGCCCGCCGAACGGGCCCCGGCCCTGCCGTTCTTCAACCACCACGGCTTCACCCCGCTCACACCGGTCAGGCTCGGCCGCACCCTCTGA